The proteins below are encoded in one region of Oncorhynchus kisutch isolate 150728-3 linkage group LG14, Okis_V2, whole genome shotgun sequence:
- the LOC109879207 gene encoding gap junction alpha-6 protein-like, producing MSRADWSFLEQLLEEGQEYSTGVGRVWLTVLFLFRMLVLGTAAESAWDDEQDDFVCNTKQPGCTAVCYDKAFPISHYRYFVLQVIFVSTPTIFYFGYVAMRAAKEKKMEEEEEERTEEGGAGEGRERGGVKTKREVRKGDEIEELEEEKGGRKVVKALPESPKLKGRLLCAYAASILLKVLLEVGFIVGLWYLYGFVIPARFECVRDPCPHTVDCFVSRPTEKTIFTIYTQTIAGVSLLLNLAELLYLLQLAITHHLEQRYAQEQYTFPGIPEVRVRPGAPSLEMEMQQVSPYQEKGHLYLPMGEAGYANPSESYLDLGEAGYAKPSESYLVLGSRAGMDPGGDILPSYLNCLGAIRTTHSSGRAHHKKYSTQHTHSKGAQKGHSNKHTKHYV from the coding sequence ATGTCCAGAGCTGACTGGTCCTTCCTGGAGCAGCTGTTGGAGGAGGGGCAGGAGTATAGCACCGGGGTGGGCCGTGTCTGGCTCACTGTCCTCTTCCTGTTCCGCATGCTGGTCCTGGGCACCGCCGCAGAGTCAGCCTGGGACGACGAACAGGACGACTTCGTCTGTAATACCAAGCAACCTGGATGTACCGCCGTGTGTTACGACAAAGCTTTCCCCATATCACATTACCGCTATTTTGTCCTCCAGGTGATTTTTGTTTCCACACCAACTATTTTCTATTTTGGGTATGTGGCCATGAGGGCTGCGAAGGAGAAGaaaatggaggaagaggaggaggagaggacggaggaggGTGGAGCTGGTGAGGgacgagagaggggaggagtaaaGACGAAGAGGGAGGTGAGAAAGGGGGATGAGATAGAAGAactagaggaggagaaaggagggagaaaggtGGTGAAAGCTCTCCCAGAGTCTCCTAAGCTGAAGGGCCGTCTCCTCTGTGCCTATGCCGCCAGCATCCTCCTCAAGGTCCTCCTGGAGGTCGGCTTCATCGTGGGGCTATGGTACCTCTACGGCTTCGTGATCCCGGCCCGGTTCGAGTGTGTCCGGGACCCCTGTCCTCACACGGTGGACTGCTTCGTCTCCAGACCCACGGAGAAGACCATCTTCACCATCTACACCCAGACAATCGCTggagtctctctccttctcaaccTAGCAGagctcctctacctcctccagcTGGCCATCACCCACCACCTAGAACAACGCTACGCCCAGGAGCAGTACACCTTTCCTGGCATACCCGAGGTCCGAGTCCGGCCTGGTGCTCCaagcctggagatggagatgcaGCAAGTTTCGCCTTACCAGGAGAAGGGCCATCTGTATTTACCCATGGGGGAGGCCGGCTACGCCAATCCCAGTGAGAGTTATCTGGACCTGGGGGAGGCCGGCTACGCCAAGCCCAGTGAGAGTTATCTGGTCCTGGGGTCCAGAGCAGGGATGGATCCTGGTGGTGACATTCTCCCCAGTTACTTGAACTGTTTGGGGGCGATAAGGACTACACACTCTTCAGGGAGAGCTCACCATAAGAAATacagcacacaacacacacacagtaagggtGCCCAGAAGGGACACAGTAACAAACACACTAAGCATTATGTATGA